The DNA segment GCTTCAGGTACTATTTTCATCATTTTGATTGCTTGATCTTTGGTTCAGAACCAATGGATAAATTTCAAGTCCGTTTGCAGTTGTTGCAGTTTTGATTTAATAACCACAGTCTAGTGGTTTCCTTAAATAACTTAAGCCTCAGGAAGCCAGTTTGCTTCTGAGCTCCTGAGAGATCCCATCTTTCTCTGTCGAAAGAAGAGCTCATGAAGTAATGACCGTCTTTAAAAGCTCTGAAGTCCATGGGAGATTTAAGCTGGAAgtagaagaaagagagaagaatgtCTAGTATAGAAGGCCTTTTTGTAGCATTATTTGTTATGTTTGACATCGTATTTTCATGAcatttttatctttcttttcttccttacaCTTAATAGCTTCCTTTTTATGCATGAAACTAGGTGAGCTTTCCTAGATCAGTTGGAGAAAGTGGAACAATGTTATCTGACTTTTTTTTCCTTGAGAGGGTGTTTGCTGACTGATTTAAATTTTAGGACTGTTTAATGGTCTCAATTATCTATGTAAAAAACCTGTATGTTATCATTATATGCACCTGGTTAGGCAAAACAGGCTGAATTAATTAGGACTATGACAAACAAGGGCAGTCAGTCCAATGAAGAAGGGTAGTCAATTAACCTTGGACATATGAAGCACAGTCCATCTTGGATTTGTCATGAATGAAACAGAATGGCATTTTAATGGCCCTTGGTCGTCCACAAAAGTGCTCATCAGAACAATGATAGGTCTAAGATGTGGAGAGGCTGCACCCATGGGCCTGCATTGAGATGAGTCCACCATCTAAGGCACCAACTTCATTTTGGCAAGCTGTCCATTACTTTCCCTGGAAGTCCTGGAACTTTTCCTTCTCTAGCCAAGTGAGGCATGGAAAAGTCTGAcaaggctctctctctctctctctctctctctctctcacacacacacacacacacacacacacacaaccttGATGGAGTGGTTTTGTCACTAAccctcattctctctctctcacacacaaccTTGGTGCAGTGGTGTTGTCACTAAACCTTGAGGTTGAGTATACCCATGGCTCcctttaaatcaagatcatgtagCTGCTAAAAGACTGACTGTGGACCAAAACAAACTATAATTAAGTCATGGGCCTCATCTGCACGAAGTACACTGAAAGGGGCCCCATAGGCCTGCACTCCAAACAGTTCCAACAACCACCACAAAACAAATTTAGGCAGAAACCATATTTTTCACCTGAAACTTGAATTCATGCTATTGGATATAGAAATTTCATTGTTCTGCTGACTCAAATATTTGATGTTACTATTTTTTTCCTTAGCTTGAATTTATATTTCAAGTTAATGtaaaagttcatcttattttcaccTTTTGGATTGttttgttttgatgattttggaCTTTTCTGTAGATGGACATAAATAATGTTAAACCTTTCATTTCATTAATTATTTGTTGAACAGTTGTTTAATGACTACAAACGTCCTTATCAGCTTTGATACTTAAGTTGTAATCTCTACTTTTCGTTGCTTTCCTTTAAAATTGGTTGAATTATCTTTATTACCTTTGATTCTCCAGGTGAAGGATAGACACAATGGAAACATTTTATTGGATGAAGAAGGGCATATCATTCATATTGATTTTGGTTTCATGCTTTCTAATTCTCCTGGTGGTGTGAATTTTGAAAGTGCTCCCTTTAAGTTGACTCGGGAGCTTCTTGAGGTTAGATAAGTGAAATTGCTTTATTATAAGATATCTTTACTGCTAGGTAATAGACTCCAATGCAGGAGTCCGATGATGCTTTACTGCTAGGTGTATGATGTACAGTTCTCTTATATGTATATGATGCTTTACTACTAGGTAATGGACTCCGATGCAGAAGGAACTCCAAGCGAGTTCTTTGACTATTTTAAGGTGATAAACTTCAAGTCTTTTTTGATACTGGCCTCTGGTGCAGCTGTAGTTGTCATTTACTGTTTACATGACTTGTTCAGGTTCTCTGCATTCAAGGTTTTCTTACTTGCCGTAAGCATGCAGAGCGTATAATACTTCTTGTTGAGATGCTGCAGGTAAATAAGTTTGCTACCATTGTTGTACATTTTGCTTAAATGTTTTTTTAGTTTAAGGACATTGACCATTAAGATCCCGCATATGGTGGCAGTCTTATGCTTCGACTTCTTTTTCCATAAGCTCTCTTTCATTTCCGTGTTCTTTCACTTTTTTAATaggcttctctttttctttcttttcattgcTTTTTTTCCATAAGCTCTCTTTAATACTTCAGTTTGCCCATTCATATGTTGTGGTTCTGCATGAAGAAGATGTTCAATTTTTTGTGTTTTTTCAGCTTAAGAAAGGACAAAGGTCTTAGTGAACGAAGGCATTTTTGACATTATTAATTATGTTTTGTGAGATACACCATTATTTTCATAAGTTTCTTGTTCAAGTGTCCTTTTATGGTTTCTGAAATGTCTTTGCTCATATGGATAGAGTTATTTATCTTGCATGAGAAATGATGTTTATCTGATTTGATCTTCAACAATGGATTGTGGGTGTTAGAGCTTGGTGCCAAACATATGAAGATGTCGGATTCCTTATTCTCCTGAAACCAGCCATtttaataaaggttttcttggtaGTTATTCTGATAATTGTTATAATATGAAACAAAAAAAACTTTTCCATGTTTGTATTCCATTGACAAATAGTGAATCTGAAGTATTTAAGTTATACAGTTTATTGTTGACTCGACTTAAAAAAATCAAGCATGGAAAGATTTTTGTGAATAGGATGTTTAGAAGAAAACCACATCTGTCCAATTTGTGCATGCATCACCAAGCATGGACCTTATAGTTTTATCTATAAGTGAAACTCATCTTTAAACACTGTTAATAGAAAATACTGAAATTGGATGCAAAGAATAGGATTGCTAGCTCATATGATTCAAGTGAACATTTCTTAATACTGTAAGATTACACATTGATTATAAAATCGAGTGTGGATCGTATTGCTGTATAGATGAATATGATGTGAACTCTTTTAGATGATTGAATTTATACTGTCGAGCACAATGCCAGAAATTTTTATTACAATACATGTTCGTCTCACACTGATTGCAGGACTCTGGATTCCCTTGCTTTAAAGGCGGAATTCGGACAATACAAAATTTGAGGAAGAGGTTCCATCTAAGTCTTACTGAAGAGGTCTGAATCCAAAAATTCTACCTGCTTTCTCAATCCAGTCTCTAGACATTTTCTGTTTCTGACTATATTGCCTAATGTTCAAGCAGCAATGTGTCTCCTTGGTGCTTTCCTTGATCAGTAGCAGCTTAGATGCATGGCGAACAAGGCAATATGATTACTACCAGCGAGTACTTAATGGAATACTGTGAGGCGAAATCGTATTACAACTTGCAGTTTCTCCTGCTGGAAAGAAAATCTTGGGAAACATGCTAAAGCAAACGAAGCGTATGAAGCTCACCTCAGGCTAACTGTTGTAGCTCATCACTTCTTACGTCTTGGTGACTACCTCAAGGAAGATTAAGAAAGTTTCAGTGCCATTATCATGGGAAAAGAAAGTGTCTAGGTCAGTCCAGCTGCAGTATGGAAACTTAAGATGGCCAAAATGCTCTGGAAATATTGTTTTGGGTTAGAGTGAAAGCTGAATTCGTGCTTTGTTGTAGATAGTGAAGTAGCATCatgaagatagaaattgtagaagtcaGTGACTGTACAGAAGATGATATCAGGGCCATTAAGGATTACAAATTGCTCCACTTGTTAGCCTCATGTGACTAAATCCAAGATGACAAGTTGAGGTTGCAagattagatttattttttttcttcacgGAGTCCAGAAGGAAGGTGGCAAGCGATGGACAAGTAGCTTCTCGTCTGTGCTTTCTCTGGGTGGTTGTCATTTCTCGTGTTACCAGCCTTGTTCAATCTGCAATTCCTTGTTAGCATCACATCCCTGATGCTTGCGGCAGATTTTTGGGATACAGTTTTTAAATACCTTGTACAAGTTCTCATCTCTGTTTGTTTGTACACCAGTATATTGTGTTCTTGACTTTTGTCAGTTGATACTCTAAAGCCGTTTTCGACTGGGGGTGGTGGGGGTTAAAACCTTGAGAGATGGCGAAACCTTTCTATTGGTAACTTGTCAAGATATACCTTGATGGTAATTTGCAAATATGTAGTAGTATTAAAGTGTTCTGCGTACACATATATCCTCTTAATCCTCCTTTCAAATTCCTCATTGTACGGTTTGATCAAATCCAGAGTGGAGACTATCTCATCAAATTTGGAAGCTAAAATCCATGTTTTGGATGAGTTTGGTTTACTCCTTTTTTCTTTATCCCGGTAGTTGACGCATTATTTAGTGTTGAGGATGTTGTGCAGTGACTAGGCTAaaatttcttcctttcttttttgtttttggtaTCGATATTGTATCTGCAAGAAACCGGCATAGCATGGAGGAGCCAAATTTGCATTGGAGCTCTTTTATTTCAACCAAGGATGAGTCCTGGAGGAGGAGGAATCACAGACCAGATGGGGCATTCATTGTCCCATTCTCCGGTGTTGATTGATGCACACAAAAGATCTCGGCCACCGTTGGAGGTTTCCCCGGATAAGGTGGTAAAAATGGCCGAATCGGGTTGGTGACGGTCGATCCGTGATGGATGGCCACGAGAGCCTTTCTCGATGGTGAACAAAAATCACATGATTTGATCGGCATCGCAGGAGCTTCGATGCTGCTTGCGGTCGGTCATTCGATCCATGTCTCTGCCGTAGGAGCCATGGCCACCAAAGCCCCGTCTATTCTCTTGTCGATCTCCCGTCTTCGCCACAGCTCCGGGACCCTCGAATCCGGACCCGGTTGGAAGAGGAGAAGCCTCCTgctctccgccgccgccgcctccctccTCGATTGTCGGAACTCGGTCGCCGCCGGCCCGTCCTTCGACCCCGTCACGGACCGCGAGAGGGAGGCGAGCGCCGTCGTCTCCCGCCGCGTCTCCGACGCCATCCGCTTGCTCGACCTTGCCCGCGACCTCCAGGCCAAGGGTGACTACTCCCAAGCCCTAGACTACTTCACTCTGGTTCGCTTCTCTCCCCGTCTTTACGTTATCGATTGGCCATATCTTTCTTGTTATGTTCTCCATTCTTCTTTACCGACATATCGACTAAAACCGCTAAAGATGTAGTTTCTTGTTTCATTCTCTGACTTGGTGATAGTTAGGATTCTAAGGCTGCATTTTTTCCTATAAATCTCAGACTGTTTCTCCGGGAGCTATATGCCACCTTTTGATCATTCGGGCATCCGATAATTTCCTATATGGTTTATCTTTTGCAATAAATCATGCATTATCTTCCCAGTATAGTTTCTTGTTTCATTCTTTGGCTTGATAACAGCTGGTTTCTTTTGTAAAGATCTTATGTTTTTTCTCCAGGAGCCAAATGCCATCTTCTGGTCCTTCGGAACATCGGAGATCAATTTCCTGTATTGTTTATCCTCTCAAACTTTACCGATTATTTTTTTGGGTAAATCATGCATTTGTCTTTCCAAATACTTTGGTAAAAATACGCTTCCATTTTGTTCCATCAAGTAACTAGGCATGTGCGTATGGTTCTTGTTATGTTCTCCAAGTTCATGGTTGCTATGgtgatttctttctttttgtgaaCTTTATACTTCATTATTTTCTTCTATTTATCACTTTGGCTAGCTCAAGTTTACATTTATTTCTTGTTTTGTTCTCTGATTCCACAATTGGACTATATTGTTCATTATTTTCTTCTGTTCATAGCTTTGGCGGGTTCAAGTTTACGTCTATTTCTTGTTTTGTTCTCTGATTCCTCTCCAAAGTTCATTATTTCTGTACATTTTTATTCCAAAGTTCACATCTATTTCTTTTTATCTATTCATAGCTTTGGCGAGTTCAAGTTTACGCTTGATTCCTCTCCAGAGTTTGTTATTTTTGTAAATTTTGAAATCTGTCATTATAAATCTTAGCTGAAAATTGCCTCTTTGTGATTCCAGGTGATTAGAGATTACAAGGACTTTGCTTTCGCAGACTATGCTAGAGTAGGAAGGGCGTTGGTGCTGTATGAGATCGGGGACAGAGATGAAGCCATTGCTGAAATGGAGGATGTTTCGATATCCCTAAAGGGCTACCCAGGTTCTCTTTTTTGGAGATAGGGCTTTTATTCTTTTTGGTGAAAACAAATGATGACTTTTGTAAGGTTTTACTTCATCCATAACTTGCCACTTGCAGAGATACATGCAGCTCTTGCTGCAGCATTGTATGTTGACAAGCATGCTGCGCTGCTGGCCGAGAACCAGTTTGCAATTGCTACTCTTCTGGATCCTCACTATACTGATCTCTCGTATGTCAGGGAGACCAAGCATTGGCCTCCTAGCTTGGTTAGTTCCCTACAACACTTCATCACTCTTTCATAATGAAAGGAAGATTTTATATCTTCGTCAGACCTGTCAGCTAGTTTCTATTATGCTTGGATGTTGAACAGTTATGCATTGGGTCTTTGCATGCTCTTAACACGAGTATTGTTGGTGTAATAGAAGCAAATTTTGTTTGCCATTGATATAAGATGTTTTCAAATACAAGTAATACATACACTTGTTTCATTACATCGAATAGCTTGTGCATATGTTTTACTCGGTTTTGCTCAAAGTAAAGGGTTACTTTTACCTCAAAAACATTGCAATGCGTATTTTCCACCATGGAATGACAGCAACAACAGCAAGTTACTACGACTATCTGGAGTTGGCTACATGTCTGTCATCTTAGTTATGTTAAATGAAATGCAACCATGTAACTGAGGGATGTGCTAATGACCGTGGTCCATAAAGTGGCACTTCTGTTCTTGTTTGTGACCATTGTGTTCGACCTATTCcttgctttttcttttttctgcttAGCTAAATGCACAGCTGCAAGCTTCCATTTCAAATGTCTGAAGAATAGTCTTAGTTATGTATGGTCATAAAAACTGTATGCTAAGTTGTATAGAAATACTCTTGTTTTTCAGTCACCAGCAATTTCATTTGCTTTTGTTCAGGTGGTCATTATTTTCGGAGtactttgttctttttcttgaagTAATTAATTTTGAACTAGATAATATTACCCTTTTTTACATATTAAGATTATTGCTCTTAGTTCTGATGAATCTCTTTTCACGTGTATTTCAGTCTTTTTTTTTATCCATCTTTGTGATCAAGTTGCCTTTTTCAAGATGAcctcaaaatttaattttcttttcttcttcttgctttCTAAATAATTTGCCTTCTTATTCTTAGCCAGACCCTACTATACTAACTCCGACTTCTAATATCTTTTGTTTTTAGTATGAATAGTCCTCAAAACTCTTAGAAGATCTGAgagttcttgttttaaaaatctcTTTCCCCAAGTACTGATGATGGAACTGTGTTAGTTTTTAATCTTGTAAATTTTGAGCTACACAATTCTCAATTTCCATTCGAGTGTTTCCAATGATACTACATATTAccagaaatttgaatgagttaAAGTTTGTTATGAACATTACTACGTATTTGTCG comes from the Musa acuminata AAA Group cultivar baxijiao chromosome BXJ2-8, Cavendish_Baxijiao_AAA, whole genome shotgun sequence genome and includes:
- the LOC103994722 gene encoding uncharacterized protein LOC103994722 isoform X1, which gives rise to MATRAFLDGEQKSHDLIGIAGASMLLAVGHSIHVSAVGAMATKAPSILLSISRLRHSSGTLESGPGWKRRSLLLSAAAASLLDCRNSVAAGPSFDPVTDREREASAVVSRRVSDAIRLLDLARDLQAKGAKCHLLVLRNIGDQFPVIRDYKDFAFADYARVGRALVLYEIGDRDEAIAEMEDVSISLKGYPEIHAALAAALYVDKHAALLAENQFAIATLLDPHYTDLSYVRETKHWPPSLVSSLQHFITLS
- the LOC103994722 gene encoding uncharacterized protein LOC103994722 isoform X2, encoding MATRAFLDGEQKSHDLIGIAGASMLLAVGHSIHVSAVGAMATKAPSILLSISRLRHSSGTLESGPGWKRRSLLLSAAAASLLDCRNSVAAGPSFDPVTDREREASAVVSRRVSDAIRLLDLARDLQAKGDYSQALDYFTLVIRDYKDFAFADYARVGRALVLYEIGDRDEAIAEMEDVSISLKGYPEIHAALAAALYVDKHAALLAENQFAIATLLDPHYTDLSYVRETKHWPPSLVSSLQHFITLS